The Methylobacterium currus genome contains a region encoding:
- a CDS encoding prepilin-type N-terminal cleavage/methylation domain-containing protein — protein MSREAAARQAGFTLVETLVCLALAGLIGVLLLNAVRIAGGASAAAARAAGAEEVQSVRDHLRRTLGSLAQRRPDGRRPTLRGGPDGLVAALAPDQTLERPTEVAVTLAQVPSQALRGGGTVDLVESRSEAETLPGQPMAARSEAILGRIAGLGLRYYGAPADGAQPRWLPDWSRPDRPPLLVEIQVAFPPADSRRWPPLLIALDAGP, from the coding sequence GTGAGCCGGGAGGCCGCCGCGCGGCAGGCGGGGTTCACCCTGGTCGAGACCCTGGTCTGCCTCGCGCTGGCGGGGCTGATCGGGGTGCTGCTGCTCAATGCCGTGCGGATCGCCGGCGGCGCATCCGCCGCCGCGGCCCGGGCGGCGGGGGCGGAGGAGGTGCAGTCGGTCCGCGACCACCTGCGGCGCACCCTCGGCAGCCTGGCCCAGCGCCGCCCCGACGGCCGCCGTCCGACCCTGCGCGGCGGGCCGGACGGGCTCGTCGCGGCGCTCGCCCCGGACCAGACCCTCGAACGCCCGACCGAGGTCGCCGTGACGCTGGCGCAGGTCCCGAGCCAAGCCCTCCGCGGAGGCGGCACCGTCGACCTCGTGGAGAGCCGCAGCGAGGCGGAGACGCTGCCGGGGCAGCCGATGGCGGCGCGCAGCGAGGCGATCCTCGGGCGGATCGCCGGCCTCGGGCTGCGCTATTACGGCGCCCCCGCCGACGGCGCCCAGCCGCGCTGGCTGCCGGACTGGTCGCGGCCCGACCGGCCGCCGCTCCTCGTCGAGATCCAGGTCGCCTTTCCTCCCGCGGACAGCCGCCGATGGCCCCCCCTCCTGATCGCCCTCGACGCCGGCCCGTGA
- a CDS encoding PulJ/GspJ family protein, whose product MTATMMAAIGARLRRRLRGAGPHDEAGFTTVEVLVAFGIAAAATVMAFQIAGTAAAAVRRIEASRVAADEAEGIVLRRLAAGPLQPGLVRGAFSDGTPWTLAITDLRPALRLGRVPPLWQIRVTGSSAVPIYATLIPEKQP is encoded by the coding sequence ATGACGGCGACGATGATGGCGGCGATCGGGGCGCGGCTGCGGCGAAGGCTGCGGGGCGCCGGCCCGCATGACGAGGCGGGCTTCACCACCGTCGAGGTGCTGGTGGCGTTCGGCATCGCCGCCGCCGCGACCGTCATGGCGTTCCAGATCGCCGGCACGGCCGCCGCCGCGGTCCGGCGCATCGAGGCGAGCCGCGTCGCCGCCGACGAGGCGGAGGGCATCGTCCTGCGCCGCCTCGCCGCGGGGCCGCTCCAGCCGGGCCTCGTCCGGGGGGCGTTCTCGGACGGCACGCCCTGGACCCTCGCCATCACCGACCTGCGCCCGGCCTTGCGTCTCGGCCGCGTGCCGCCGCTCTGGCAGATCCGGGTCACCGGATCCTCGGCGGTGCCGATCTACGCGACGCTGATCCCGGAGAAGCAGCCGTGA
- a CDS encoding DUF6513 domain-containing protein, giving the protein MREHLVFVTGRLAKARLEKIAAALPPERFAWTIADAGVKVAALMTEEIIRRRVTVPEGATRIILPGRCRADPAALAAHFGLPVERGPDEIVDLPVFLGLAGRNVDLSRHEVRIFSEIVDASRLTPDEILIRAKDLARRGADVIDLGGLPDTPFPHLADTVRLLKSEGLRVSVDSFSRDELRQGAAAGADFLLSLNEDSLDLAFETDAVPVLVPLRPDDLPSLDRAIDRMQRAGRPFIADPILEPIHFGFAASLVRYHETRRRHPDIAMMMGTGNLTELTEADSLGVTALLMGVCSELSIGNVLIVQVSNHTRRTVEEHDAARRVMYAAKADAALPKGYGRALLSVHDKRPYTQTPEEIASLAAEVRDPNYRVALAEDGVHIYNRDIHKVGRDAMAFFPDLGVEGDGAHAFYLGGELTKAELAWRLGKRYVQDEALDWGCALDGEVEDTTRFKAPGHTRQSGKP; this is encoded by the coding sequence GTGAGGGAGCACCTCGTCTTCGTCACCGGGCGCCTCGCCAAGGCGCGGCTGGAGAAGATCGCGGCCGCTCTGCCGCCGGAGCGCTTCGCCTGGACCATCGCCGATGCCGGCGTGAAGGTCGCGGCGCTGATGACGGAAGAGATCATCCGCCGCAGGGTCACCGTGCCGGAGGGGGCGACGCGGATCATCCTGCCCGGGCGCTGCCGGGCCGACCCCGCGGCGCTTGCGGCGCATTTCGGCCTGCCGGTGGAGCGCGGGCCGGACGAGATCGTCGACCTGCCGGTCTTCCTCGGGCTGGCCGGACGAAACGTCGACCTGTCGCGCCACGAGGTGCGGATCTTCTCCGAGATCGTCGACGCCTCGCGGCTCACGCCCGACGAGATCCTGATCCGCGCCAAGGACCTCGCCCGGCGCGGAGCCGACGTGATCGACCTCGGCGGGCTGCCGGACACGCCCTTCCCGCATCTCGCCGACACCGTGCGGCTGCTGAAATCGGAAGGGTTGCGGGTCAGCGTCGATTCGTTCTCGCGCGACGAGCTGCGCCAGGGCGCGGCGGCCGGGGCCGATTTCCTGCTCAGCCTCAACGAGGACAGTCTCGACCTCGCCTTCGAGACGGATGCGGTGCCGGTGCTGGTGCCTCTGCGCCCCGACGACCTGCCCTCCCTCGACCGGGCGATCGACCGGATGCAGCGGGCGGGCCGCCCCTTCATCGCCGACCCGATCCTCGAGCCGATCCATTTCGGCTTCGCCGCCTCCCTGGTGCGCTATCACGAGACCCGGCGCCGCCACCCGGACATCGCCATGATGATGGGCACCGGCAACCTGACCGAGCTCACCGAGGCCGACAGCCTCGGGGTGACGGCGCTCCTGATGGGCGTGTGCTCGGAACTGTCGATCGGCAACGTGCTGATCGTGCAGGTCTCGAACCACACCCGCCGCACCGTCGAGGAGCACGACGCCGCCCGCCGGGTGATGTACGCCGCGAAGGCCGACGCCGCCCTGCCCAAGGGCTACGGCCGCGCGCTGCTCAGCGTGCACGACAAGCGCCCCTACACCCAGACGCCCGAGGAGATCGCCAGTCTGGCCGCCGAGGTGCGCGACCCCAATTACCGCGTGGCTTTGGCCGAGGACGGGGTCCACATCTACAACCGCGACATCCACAAGGTGGGGCGCGACGCGATGGCGTTCTTCCCCGATCTCGGCGTCGAGGGCGACGGGGCCCACGCCTTCTATCTCGGCGGCGAATTGACCAAGGCCGAGCTGGCCTGGCGGCTCGGCAAGCGCTACGTGCAGGACGAGGCCTTGGACTGGGGCTGCGCCCTGGACGGGGAGGTGGAGGACACCACCCGCTTCAAGGCCCCGGGCCATACGCGCCAGAGCGGGAAACCTTAG
- a CDS encoding general secretion pathway protein GspK yields MSAPATGPSDQGEAGFVLLSVLAIFIVVGAVLAAAILQVRSATGLAQARAEAVRLQGAADGIARLIAYELELGRTYRRPGTGLPQDGTVTACPLAPGRTAFLSLQDQGTLIDLNTTPRPAMEEAFRLLGVPDRDALTLSAEIVDYRDPDDTPEPGGGAELPQYRAHGLPWGPRNAPFASIDEIDRLPSMTPAIAARLRLVLTIYNETGRFDLAALVRRANPSAIRSLPGSAGPVPSPRQVFRLSVVVEEGRARAGRSAIVNLGGGGFLVWQQTVAPDLGGGTVHPACAQVATALAVDP; encoded by the coding sequence GTGAGCGCCCCGGCCACGGGTCCGTCCGACCAGGGCGAGGCCGGCTTCGTGCTCCTGTCGGTGCTGGCGATCTTCATCGTCGTCGGCGCGGTCCTGGCGGCGGCGATCCTGCAGGTCCGCTCCGCCACAGGCCTCGCCCAGGCCCGGGCCGAGGCGGTGCGGCTCCAGGGCGCGGCGGACGGAATCGCCCGCCTGATCGCCTACGAGCTCGAATTGGGGCGGACCTATCGCCGGCCCGGCACCGGCCTGCCGCAGGACGGCACCGTCACCGCCTGCCCGCTGGCGCCGGGGCGCACGGCGTTCCTGTCGCTCCAGGACCAGGGCACCCTGATCGACCTCAACACCACGCCGCGCCCGGCGATGGAGGAGGCGTTCCGGCTCCTCGGCGTGCCGGACCGGGACGCGCTGACCCTCTCCGCCGAGATCGTCGATTACCGCGACCCGGACGACACGCCGGAGCCGGGCGGCGGCGCGGAGCTGCCGCAATACCGCGCCCACGGCCTGCCCTGGGGACCGCGCAACGCGCCCTTCGCCAGCATCGACGAGATCGACCGCCTGCCCTCGATGACGCCCGCCATCGCGGCGCGGCTGCGGCTGGTGCTGACGATCTACAACGAGACCGGCCGCTTCGACCTCGCCGCCCTGGTGCGGCGGGCGAACCCCTCCGCGATCCGCTCGCTGCCGGGCTCCGCCGGCCCGGTCCCGTCGCCGCGGCAGGTATTTCGCCTCTCGGTCGTGGTCGAGGAGGGCCGCGCCAGGGCCGGGCGCTCGGCGATCGTCAATCTCGGCGGCGGCGGCTTCCTCGTCTGGCAGCAGACCGTCGCGCCGGATCTCGGCGGCGGCACCGTCCATCCCGCCTGCGCGCAGGTGGCGACGGCGCTCGCCGTCGATCCCTGA
- a CDS encoding SRPBCC family protein, with amino-acid sequence MKRILAAALVAAFAAAPVEAHGPTRKKVEEKVTINAAPDKVWAVVGNFQDMSWLPPVEKTEGKGGNEVKATRTLTLTGGATVDEELYKYSAEQKSLSYRINKVDVKVLPVNNYSSTIKVEPAEGGKASEVVWDGAFYRGYMNNDPPPELSDEAAIKAVKELYRGGLDNLKAKIEKGNS; translated from the coding sequence ATGAAGCGCATCCTCGCGGCCGCCCTCGTCGCCGCCTTCGCGGCGGCGCCCGTAGAGGCCCACGGCCCGACCCGCAAGAAGGTCGAGGAGAAGGTCACGATCAACGCCGCGCCCGACAAGGTCTGGGCCGTGGTCGGCAACTTCCAGGACATGAGCTGGCTGCCGCCGGTCGAGAAGACCGAGGGCAAGGGCGGCAACGAGGTGAAGGCCACCCGCACCCTTACCCTGACGGGCGGCGCCACCGTCGACGAGGAACTCTACAAGTATTCGGCCGAGCAGAAGAGCCTGTCGTACCGGATCAACAAGGTCGACGTGAAGGTGCTGCCGGTCAACAACTACTCCTCCACGATCAAGGTCGAGCCGGCCGAGGGCGGCAAGGCGTCGGAGGTGGTGTGGGACGGCGCGTTCTACCGCGGCTACATGAACAACGATCCGCCGCCCGAGCTGAGCGACGAGGCGGCGATCAAGGCGGTCAAGGAGCTCTATCGCGGCGGCCTCGACAACCTGAAGGCGAAGATCGAGAAGGGCAACTCGTGA
- a CDS encoding pilus assembly FimT family protein, with protein sequence MGGNGGQAGFTLVEMLVTMAILGLAAGVAFQSLGPGALDRRTLLVSETVAAEIGRLRAEAIRSGRAGRLAFEPHARWFTSSRPGARPIPVGTLAVAVEPGPIGRPVPGEVRLLPDGSSTGGRILLAGGGTRRALSISAVTGRVRREDGP encoded by the coding sequence ATGGGCGGGAACGGAGGACAGGCGGGATTCACCCTCGTCGAGATGCTGGTGACGATGGCGATCTTGGGGCTCGCCGCCGGGGTCGCGTTCCAGTCCCTCGGCCCCGGCGCCCTCGACCGGCGCACCCTGCTCGTTTCCGAGACCGTCGCGGCGGAGATCGGCCGCTTGCGGGCCGAGGCGATCCGTTCCGGCCGGGCCGGGCGCCTCGCCTTTGAGCCGCACGCGCGATGGTTCACCAGCTCCCGCCCGGGGGCGCGGCCGATCCCGGTCGGCACGCTCGCGGTCGCGGTCGAGCCGGGCCCGATCGGCCGGCCGGTGCCGGGCGAGGTGCGGCTCCTGCCCGACGGCAGCTCCACAGGCGGGCGGATCCTGCTCGCCGGGGGCGGGACGCGCCGGGCCCTGTCGATCAGCGCGGTCACCGGCCGGGTACGCCGGGAGGACGGACCATGA
- the gspD gene encoding type II secretion system secretin GspD: MIRGRPVLALALACGWPLIAHGAEPVGHGGARDTGALVLRGDDRLIGGEAPVREPIAGGPVSLNLVEVPLPVAAKAVFADTLGWGYSLDERASGTLTLQTGGPVSREALLRMVETALASRGLSLRRSGRSVQIVPAGAPSEVRPVQGVGGEAGAVAVPLRWISAAEMQAILGSVAPREVVLRADRARNLLILSGDANQIRVLRQTIAVFDVDWMRGMSTAMVPVRSSNPVALARDLTQIFGGETAGTGDVIRFIPNEALNAILVVSSRVAYLDRARALLEQLETLAADRERQLFVYRIQNRSAKELAAVLQGVVMAEMGGAYGASGMGGAYGGGLGGSLGGGYGGGSGGYAAMSGGLGGGLGGGLSGGLGGGGLGAAAGGAMSAGGASGGASPSSSGWASGGAAGDPAAGGSGLGGAAGGLGGGGGLLGGGGVGGGSSGGAGYGGGFDTTFAGGAAGMRRDAIGIVADDANNSLVISATRNQYDKILRILGRLDAMPTQVLLETVIAEVTLNDKLAFGVQWFLKERGSRFNLASTETDKAATTNGTSGLIASAIRGVPGFNYLLAGTDFNVVLNALQGVTRVNVISSPNITVLDNRTAKLQVGDQVPIIKQTGQSALTAGAPILNQIEMKDTGVILSVTPRVNKNGLVVLDINQEVSDVVPTTTSQIDSPTIRQRRVATSVAVNDGHSLAIGGMVQEKAQITNENLPVLSDLPVIGAAFRNRVDERVRTELLVFIRPRVIRGTVEADRIAEDFRHQFRAMMPVRPVRPPPPLPAAHEGSQGILRRMLD, translated from the coding sequence ATGATCAGAGGTAGGCCTGTCCTAGCCCTGGCGCTCGCCTGCGGCTGGCCGTTGATCGCCCATGGCGCGGAGCCCGTCGGGCATGGCGGAGCGCGGGACACCGGCGCCCTGGTCCTGCGCGGCGACGACCGCCTGATCGGCGGCGAGGCCCCGGTCCGGGAGCCGATCGCGGGCGGGCCGGTGAGCCTCAACCTCGTCGAGGTGCCGCTGCCGGTGGCCGCCAAGGCGGTCTTCGCCGACACGCTCGGCTGGGGCTACAGCCTGGACGAGCGCGCCTCGGGCACCTTGACCCTGCAGACCGGCGGGCCTGTGAGCCGCGAGGCGCTGCTGCGGATGGTCGAGACCGCGCTGGCGAGCCGCGGGCTGTCCCTGCGCCGCTCCGGCCGCAGCGTCCAGATCGTGCCCGCGGGCGCCCCGTCCGAGGTCCGGCCGGTCCAGGGCGTGGGCGGCGAAGCGGGCGCGGTCGCAGTGCCGTTGCGCTGGATTTCGGCCGCCGAGATGCAGGCGATCCTCGGTTCCGTGGCGCCGCGCGAGGTGGTGCTGCGGGCCGACCGGGCGCGCAACCTGCTGATCCTCTCCGGCGATGCCAACCAGATCCGGGTTCTACGCCAGACCATCGCGGTGTTCGACGTCGACTGGATGCGCGGCATGTCGACCGCGATGGTGCCGGTGCGCAGCTCCAACCCGGTGGCGCTGGCCCGCGACCTGACGCAGATCTTCGGCGGCGAGACCGCCGGCACCGGCGACGTGATCCGCTTCATCCCCAACGAGGCGCTGAACGCGATCCTGGTGGTGAGTTCCCGCGTCGCCTATCTCGATCGCGCCCGGGCGCTGCTGGAGCAGCTCGAGACCCTCGCCGCCGACCGCGAGCGCCAGCTCTTCGTCTACCGGATCCAGAACCGCTCGGCGAAGGAGCTCGCCGCCGTGCTGCAGGGCGTGGTCATGGCGGAGATGGGCGGCGCCTACGGCGCGTCGGGGATGGGGGGCGCCTACGGGGGCGGCCTCGGAGGCAGCCTGGGGGGCGGCTATGGCGGCGGGTCCGGCGGCTATGCCGCCATGAGCGGTGGTCTCGGCGGTGGTCTCGGCGGCGGCCTGAGTGGCGGCTTGGGCGGTGGCGGCCTGGGTGCCGCGGCCGGCGGCGCGATGTCGGCCGGCGGCGCGTCGGGCGGCGCCTCCCCGTCGAGTTCCGGCTGGGCCTCGGGCGGAGCCGCCGGCGATCCCGCCGCCGGCGGGTCGGGCCTCGGCGGCGCGGCGGGCGGGCTCGGGGGGGGCGGGGGGCTCCTCGGCGGCGGGGGGGTCGGCGGCGGCTCCTCTGGCGGCGCAGGCTATGGCGGCGGCTTCGACACCACCTTCGCGGGCGGTGCCGCCGGGATGCGGCGGGACGCCATCGGCATCGTCGCGGACGACGCCAACAACAGCCTGGTGATCTCGGCCACCCGCAACCAGTACGACAAGATCCTGCGCATCCTCGGCCGCCTCGACGCCATGCCGACCCAGGTGCTGCTCGAGACGGTCATCGCCGAGGTGACGCTCAACGACAAGCTGGCCTTCGGCGTGCAGTGGTTCCTCAAGGAGAGGGGCAGCCGCTTCAACCTCGCCAGCACCGAGACCGACAAGGCGGCGACGACGAACGGCACCTCGGGCCTGATCGCCTCGGCGATCCGCGGGGTGCCGGGCTTCAACTACCTGCTCGCCGGGACCGACTTCAACGTGGTGCTGAACGCGCTTCAGGGCGTGACCCGCGTCAACGTCATCTCCTCGCCCAACATCACGGTGCTCGACAACCGCACCGCCAAGCTCCAGGTCGGCGACCAGGTTCCGATCATCAAGCAGACCGGCCAGAGCGCCCTCACCGCCGGCGCCCCGATCCTCAACCAGATCGAGATGAAGGATACCGGCGTGATCCTCTCGGTGACGCCGCGGGTGAACAAGAACGGCCTCGTCGTCCTCGACATCAACCAGGAGGTCAGCGACGTCGTCCCGACCACGACCTCGCAGATCGACTCGCCGACGATCCGCCAGCGCCGGGTCGCGACCAGCGTCGCGGTGAATGACGGGCACAGCCTCGCCATCGGCGGCATGGTGCAGGAGAAGGCGCAGATCACCAACGAGAACCTGCCGGTGCTGAGCGACCTGCCGGTGATCGGCGCGGCCTT
- a CDS encoding beta-propeller fold lactonase family protein, protein MRGARRLAGLCLLVGAGVLPAPSRAVEAFLTAQNSDTVDVVDLDGMKVVAAIPVPGAPAGIALSPDRARVYVTAPEGKALVVIDAASRRIDRTVPLGGGPLGVGVNPVSGAVYVADWYAKRLWEVDPKSLAVAAEIPVGTSPSGIAVTPEGKFLLAADRDDDALSLVDTATRQRVAVIPVGTRPFGVTIDAEGKRAYAANVGSNDVSVVDIAARREVGRVKVGERPYAVALAQGRAFVTDQYGGTVSTFDTATLAPGPRLEVGEYPEGIQASPDGRSVYVANWESNTLTVIDAASLRVTGTVKTSDGPRAFGQFLR, encoded by the coding sequence GTGAGGGGGGCCCGGCGTCTCGCCGGGCTCTGCCTGCTCGTCGGGGCCGGTGTCCTGCCGGCCCCCTCGCGGGCAGTGGAGGCCTTCCTCACCGCGCAGAATTCCGACACGGTCGACGTGGTCGATCTCGACGGCATGAAGGTGGTGGCGGCGATCCCGGTGCCCGGCGCGCCGGCCGGGATCGCCCTGTCGCCGGACCGGGCTCGGGTCTACGTCACCGCCCCGGAGGGCAAGGCGCTGGTGGTGATCGACGCCGCGTCGCGGCGGATCGACCGCACGGTGCCGCTCGGCGGCGGGCCCCTCGGGGTCGGGGTGAACCCGGTGAGCGGCGCGGTCTACGTCGCCGACTGGTATGCCAAGCGGCTGTGGGAGGTCGATCCGAAGAGCCTCGCGGTCGCGGCCGAGATCCCGGTCGGCACCTCGCCGTCGGGCATCGCGGTGACGCCGGAGGGCAAATTCCTGCTGGCGGCGGACCGGGACGACGACGCCCTCTCCCTCGTCGACACCGCGACGCGGCAGCGGGTCGCGGTGATCCCGGTCGGCACGCGGCCGTTCGGGGTGACGATCGACGCCGAGGGCAAGCGGGCGTACGCCGCAAATGTCGGCTCGAACGACGTCTCGGTCGTCGACATCGCGGCGCGCCGGGAGGTCGGCCGGGTCAAGGTCGGCGAGCGGCCCTACGCGGTGGCGCTTGCCCAGGGCCGCGCCTTCGTCACCGATCAGTATGGCGGCACGGTCAGCACCTTCGACACCGCCACCCTGGCGCCGGGTCCCCGGCTCGAGGTCGGCGAGTACCCCGAGGGCATCCAGGCGAGCCCGGACGGCCGGTCCGTCTACGTGGCGAACTGGGAATCGAACACCCTCACGGTGATCGATGCCGCATCCCTGCGCGTGACCGGGACGGTGAAGACCTCGGACGGGCCGCGGGCCTTCGGGCAGTTCCTGCGCTGA
- the gspG gene encoding type II secretion system major pseudopilin GspG: protein MLITTEPDRGEPQETRRETRTEDRRGGQAGFSLVELLVVLAIIGMIATMVTPQVLGYLGRAKGETARIQVKNIAQAVELYYLDLGAYPTSQQGLQALVQPTGPGWRGPYVRDARGLTDPWGHAYLYRSPGAAGTPFEVYSLGADGKAGGSGDQADVASN, encoded by the coding sequence ATGCTGATCACGACCGAACCGGATCGCGGGGAGCCGCAGGAGACCCGGCGCGAGACCCGAACCGAGGACCGGCGAGGAGGTCAGGCCGGCTTCTCCCTGGTCGAGCTGCTCGTCGTCCTGGCGATCATCGGCATGATCGCCACCATGGTGACGCCGCAGGTGCTGGGTTATCTCGGCCGCGCCAAAGGTGAGACGGCGCGCATCCAGGTCAAGAACATCGCCCAGGCGGTCGAGCTCTACTACCTCGACCTCGGCGCCTACCCGACGTCGCAGCAGGGCCTGCAGGCCCTGGTGCAGCCGACCGGCCCGGGCTGGCGCGGCCCCTATGTGCGCGACGCCCGCGGCCTCACCGATCCGTGGGGCCACGCCTATCTGTACCGCTCCCCGGGTGCCGCCGGCACCCCGTTCGAGGTCTACAGCCTCGGCGCCGACGGCAAGGCCGGCGGCAGCGGCGACCAGGCCGACGTCGCGAGCAACTGA
- a CDS encoding BrnA antitoxin family protein, protein MSFDRSRRGSDPRQTAEAAFRAVTRKVPEGPAPEKPAAKPVVPGARETVSLRLDRDVLDHFQENGPGWQERINAALRKAAGL, encoded by the coding sequence ATGTCATTCGACCGTTCCCGCCGCGGCAGCGATCCCCGGCAGACCGCCGAGGCCGCGTTCCGAGCCGTGACCCGTAAAGTTCCGGAAGGCCCCGCGCCCGAGAAGCCCGCCGCAAAGCCCGTCGTCCCCGGTGCGCGCGAGACCGTGTCCCTGCGCCTCGACCGCGACGTGCTCGACCACTTCCAGGAGAATGGGCCGGGCTGGCAGGAGCGCATCAACGCCGCCCTGCGCAAGGCCGCAGGGCTCTGA
- a CDS encoding DUF447 domain-containing protein translates to MPLIRETIVTTASADGALHLVPFGLIQEGKDFWVAPFRPSPTIANLEAVPFFAAAAPADIRVIAGCVTGRRDWATVPCRTIPVPRLAEAYGHMELQVVEVRDDPVRPRFRGRVVHEAAHRPFLGHNRAVNAVLEAAILSTRLHMLDPETVLAELRHHRIAVEKTAGPAEREAWNWIAAKVAAALPQAAAASLAVDDA, encoded by the coding sequence GTGCCGCTGATCCGCGAGACCATCGTGACCACGGCCTCCGCCGACGGGGCGCTGCACCTGGTGCCGTTCGGGCTGATCCAGGAGGGCAAGGACTTTTGGGTCGCGCCGTTCCGGCCCTCGCCGACCATCGCCAACCTGGAAGCCGTGCCGTTCTTCGCCGCCGCGGCGCCCGCCGACATCCGGGTGATCGCCGGCTGCGTCACCGGCCGGCGCGACTGGGCGACCGTGCCGTGCCGCACCATCCCGGTGCCGCGGCTGGCCGAGGCCTACGGCCACATGGAATTGCAGGTGGTGGAGGTGCGCGACGATCCCGTCCGGCCGCGCTTCCGCGGCCGGGTGGTGCATGAGGCGGCGCACCGGCCCTTCCTCGGCCACAACCGGGCGGTCAATGCGGTGCTGGAGGCGGCGATCCTGTCGACGCGCCTCCACATGCTGGACCCCGAGACCGTGCTGGCCGAATTGCGCCACCACCGCATCGCCGTCGAGAAGACGGCCGGGCCCGCCGAGCGCGAGGCCTGGAACTGGATCGCCGCGAAGGTCGCGGCCGCCCTGCCGCAGGCGGCCGCCGCGTCCCTCGCGGTCGACGACGCGTGA
- a CDS encoding uridylate kinase: MSHGLSVVKVGGSLVADRARLRRLLGALADGPVVIVPGGGALADAVRATQAALGFPDSLAHRLALDAMAGMGRIFAALEPRLAVTEDPGDALAAGRVPVWDPSALKGGHPEIPESWDVTSDSLALWLATRLGAATCLLVKSADPAPGAGPAELARTGLVDAAFPGFAARFPGRIVLRGPAGDRLGRAAVPECAA, from the coding sequence ATGAGCCACGGACTCAGCGTCGTGAAGGTCGGCGGCAGCCTCGTGGCCGATCGGGCTCGGCTGCGCCGGCTGCTCGGCGCCCTCGCGGACGGGCCGGTGGTGATCGTGCCGGGCGGCGGCGCCCTGGCCGATGCGGTGCGGGCGACGCAAGCCGCCCTCGGCTTCCCGGATTCCCTCGCCCATCGGCTCGCCCTCGATGCCATGGCGGGCATGGGGCGGATCTTCGCGGCCCTGGAGCCGCGCCTCGCGGTGACGGAGGATCCCGGCGACGCCCTCGCCGCCGGCCGCGTGCCGGTCTGGGATCCGTCGGCGCTCAAAGGAGGCCATCCGGAGATCCCGGAGAGCTGGGACGTCACCTCGGACAGCCTGGCGCTCTGGCTCGCCACCCGCCTCGGCGCGGCGACCTGCCTGCTGGTGAAATCCGCCGATCCGGCGCCCGGGGCCGGCCCGGCGGAGCTCGCCCGCACCGGCCTGGTCGATGCCGCCTTCCCGGGTTTCGCGGCCCGCTTCCCCGGCCGGATCGTGCTACGGGGGCCCGCCGGCGACCGGCTGGGCCGCGCGGCGGTTCCGGAGTGCGCCGCGTGA
- a CDS encoding prepilin peptidase, with protein sequence MSAALLAGAVLPALLPLPLTLPASWIDLRRRIIPDALNLALLLLGLAVAGWRDGASGIGLGLAQAGLAYGLFWTLRALHARASGRIGLGLGDVKFIAAASAWTGLAGLPVLILAASLSALAIIGLLALAGRAIGRETALPFGPFLAFGLHAALLIGPAG encoded by the coding sequence ATGTCCGCCGCCCTCCTTGCCGGCGCGGTGTTGCCCGCCCTGCTGCCGCTGCCGCTGACGCTGCCGGCGAGCTGGATCGACCTGCGCCGCCGCATCATCCCGGACGCGCTCAACCTCGCGCTCCTCCTCCTCGGCCTCGCCGTCGCGGGCTGGCGGGACGGGGCTTCGGGGATCGGGCTCGGCCTCGCGCAGGCCGGCCTCGCCTACGGGCTGTTCTGGACCTTGCGCGCCCTCCACGCCCGGGCGAGCGGCCGCATCGGGCTCGGCCTCGGCGACGTGAAGTTCATCGCCGCCGCCTCCGCCTGGACGGGGCTCGCCGGCCTGCCGGTGCTGATCCTGGCGGCCAGCCTGTCGGCGCTGGCGATCATCGGGCTCCTCGCCCTTGCCGGACGGGCGATCGGGCGCGAGACCGCCCTGCCGTTCGGGCCGTTCCTGGCGTTCGGCCTCCACGCCGCCCTGCTGATCGGGCCCGCCGGCTGA